Genomic DNA from Chlorogloeopsis sp. ULAP01:
AACTCCAAGAACGAGGTGTAAATACAATGATTTACTATCCTCGTCCTTTGCATTTACAGCCTGTATATACAAGCCTGGGATATCAAACAGGACAATTGTCAATAGCAGAACAAGCCTCACAAGAGGTTCTTTCCTTGCCCATGTTCCCCGAACTTTCTCTTGAAGAGCAAGATCAGGTGATTTATAGCCTTAAGGATTGCTTGAGTTAGAGAGATTGGGTATTCAGTTACCAGTTATCAGTTAACATCAATAGCCCTGATAACTGTTAACTGTTTTCTGTTAACTGATGAAGTCTCTAACCTCTACACAAGTTGCCAGGGCTTCTACTAAACCGCGAACAGCAGCAATCATTGCCACTTCACTATTGAGTTGGTTGATGGCAGAACCAACACCAACTCCAGCAGCACCAGCAGCGATCGCCAACGGTGCGGTGACACTAGAAATTCCAGAAGCACACAATACTGGTACTGAAACTGCACGAGAAATTTCATAAGCAGCTGCTAAGGTGGGAGCAGCTTTTTCAATTAAGCCCAAACTGCCAGGGTGAGTTGGGTTGCTGCTAGTACCACCCTCGGTTTGGATGATATCTGCACCAGCTTTAACTAATTCTTCTGCTAACTGTACTTGTCGATCCAGTGTCAGGATGTGGGGAACAGTTACAGATAAGGTAATTTCTGGTAGCAAAGCGCGGGTTTGGTAAGTCAGTGCTAAAACTTCCTCCGCCTCAAATTTCCGTCCTTGGGCATAAAAAGAATCGAAATTACCGATTTCAATTAAATCTGCACCCTTGTCTACAGCTTGAACAAACTTTTCTGGATCTACCGCAGATACACAAATAGGTAAATTTGTCAAGCTTTTAGCTAATTTTATGAGGGTTGGATCAGCAGCAATATCGATAAAAGTAGCACCACCGTAGTGTGCGGCTTTGACGGTGGCAGCAACGCTGTTGGTGTCAAAGTTATTCAAACCGCTGATAACTTTGAGGGCGCAGCGGTTAGCAAATGCATATTGGAGAGTAGGATGCATTGTCATGGTTTATGTGGTCAATCTACGAAAATCGCAAATAACGATTATTCTAGCGTTCTCCTGTTACCTCTTAGCCTACTTTATACATTTAGCCAAACCGCGATTTTCTCGTATTTAAATTTATGCTGGCAAAAATGAAACGTTTGCAGAAACTACCTTCCATCCCTTTGGCAGCCTATCCCACATTTGACTTTGTCGCCCCAAACGCTCCACACCGTCAACAACTCGGTGAAACTCTAAAGTCACTGCTGCCGCATCTGAATCTATATTTAAATTTGTTAAACGTTTTAGTTTTCCCAAGTGGTTCACCATGCAAATATAGATTACTGAAAGCTGACATACAAATTTATCTTGGTTTGGCAAACCACTAGGGCAAAAAAATGTTGTTAAGATTTTAAGTCTCAAAGAGTGAAGGTGTGGTGAATTGTGGAGTGCTGACTGGTGGAGTAACTACGGTAACTTCTCTGTGTACAGCTTTATTTACGAAGTAAGTAACTCCTCGATACATTAATTTCTGGGTTACTCGTGTTGCAAGAATATCCATCGGCTTAGGATTAGGATTGACACTATAAACAATCCCACGGTAAATCATGTCAGAAGCTGGTTTAAATTCACTATTGCTTGCAGATTTTGTTGGATCGTATTCGTAGCTAGCGCCGCGATAGTAAAGTTTCATAAAGTTGATTATCCTCGTAAATACACGCTTATCAGCCAAATCAGGCTCGATATTGAGCTACAAGCTTATAATTGGTTTTTACGGAAATCTTTCCAGAAAAAAGCAGAATTAAGAAAATACAGCAGATTTCAACTTCGTGAGGTACAGAAATACCCCACCCGCGAAGACAGCGCACCCTCACGCCAGGTGACGCCAGGTGCTACCCTGCGAAAAGCCGCCCTCCGGGCGTCTACAACGCGCTTAACCCGACGCCAGGTGACGCCAGGTGCTACCCTGCGGGAAGCCGCCCTCTGGGCGTCTACAACGCGCTTAACCCGTCCACCGCACTGGCTCCCCTTGCCAAGGGGAGGCTTAGGGAGGGGTGTACCTCATGTACTTGCAAAACGCTGTATTGACTTGAGAGCG
This window encodes:
- a CDS encoding DUF561 domain-containing protein; this translates as MTMHPTLQYAFANRCALKVISGLNNFDTNSVAATVKAAHYGGATFIDIAADPTLIKLAKSLTNLPICVSAVDPEKFVQAVDKGADLIEIGNFDSFYAQGRKFEAEEVLALTYQTRALLPEITLSVTVPHILTLDRQVQLAEELVKAGADIIQTEGGTSSNPTHPGSLGLIEKAAPTLAAAYEISRAVSVPVLCASGISSVTAPLAIAAGAAGVGVGSAINQLNSEVAMIAAVRGLVEALATCVEVRDFIS
- a CDS encoding AtzH-like domain-containing protein, giving the protein MVNHLGKLKRLTNLNIDSDAAAVTLEFHRVVDGVERLGRQSQMWDRLPKGWKVVSANVSFLPA
- a CDS encoding DUF4278 domain-containing protein → MKLYYRGASYEYDPTKSASNSEFKPASDMIYRGIVYSVNPNPKPMDILATRVTQKLMYRGVTYFVNKAVHREVTVVTPPVSTPQFTTPSLFET